In Dama dama isolate Ldn47 chromosome 9, ASM3311817v1, whole genome shotgun sequence, the following proteins share a genomic window:
- the PNPLA6 gene encoding patatin-like phospholipase domain-containing protein 6 isoform X4 yields the protein MGTSGAEPTVISGADLAPLDGVPGVPAPGEGLTGPVCDAQPVPFVPQVLGMMIGAGVAVLVTAVLILLLVRRLRVPKTPAPDGPRYRFRKRDKVLFYGRKIMRKVSQSTSSLVDASVSTASRPRMKKKLKMLNIAKKILRIQKEAPTLQRKEPPPAVLEADLTEGDLANSHLPSEVLYMLKNVRVLGHFEKPLFLELCRHMVFQRLGQGDYVFRPGQPDASIYVVQDGLLELCLPGPDGKECVVKEVVPGDSVNSLLSILDVITGHQHPQRTVSARAARDSTVLRLPVEAFSAVFTKYPESLVRVVQIIMVRLQRVTFLALHNYLGLTNELFSHEIQPLRLFPSPGLPPRTSPVRGSKRMVNTSASEELRETPGRPSDPTGAPLPGTGVTQGDPVKPTSLETSSAPLLSRCISMPVDISGLQGGPRSDFDMAYERGRISVSLQEEASGGFQAASARTPSQEPREQPAGACEYSYCEDESAPGSCPFGPYQGRQTSSIFEAAKQELAKLMQIEDPTLLNSRVLLHHAKAGTIIARQGDQDVSLHFVLWGSLHVYQRMIDKAEDVCLFVVQPGELVGQLAVLTGEPLIFTLRAQRDCTFLRISKSDFYEIMRAQPSVVLSAAQTVAARMSPFVRQMDFAIDWTAVEAGRALYRQGDRSDCTYIVLNGRLRSVIQRGSGKKELVGEYGRGDLIGVVEALTRQPRATTVHAVRDTELAKLPEGTLGHIKRRYPQVVTRLIHLLSQKILGNLQQLRGPFPAGSGLGVPPHSELTNPASNLSTVAVLPVCAEVPMVAFMLELQHALQAIGPTLLLNSDIIRARLGASALDSIQEFRLSGWLAQQEDTHRIVLYQTDTSLTPWTVRCLRQADCILIVGLGDQEPTLGQLEQMLENTAVRALKQLVLLHREEGAGPTRTVEWLNMRSWCSGHLHLRCPRRLFSRRSPAKLHELYEKVFSRRADRHSDFSRLARVLTGNTIALVLGGGGARGCSHIGVLKALEEAGVPVDLVGGTSIGSFIGALYAEERSASRTKQRAREWAKSMTSVLEPVLDLTYPVTSMFTGSAFNRSIHRVFQDKQIEDLWLPYFNVTTDITSSAMRVHKDGSLWRYVRASMTLSGYLPPLCDPKDGHLLMDGGYINNLPADIARSMGAKTVIAIDVGSQDETDLSTYGDSLSGWWLLWKRLNPWADKIKVPDMAEIQSRLAYVSCVRQLEVVKSSSYCEYLRPPIDCFKTMDFGKFDQIYDVGYQYGSTVFGGWSRGDIIEKMLTDRRSADLNESRRADVLAFPSSGFTDLAEIVSRIEPPTTSYVSVSDGCADGEESDCLTEYEEDAGPECSRDEGGSPEGASPSTALEMGVGGHPLSPQEEEKSNLRHRRWLPQEPSTPAADT from the exons ATGGGGACGTCGGGGGCCGAGCCGACTGTGATCTCCGGGGCGGATTTGGCTCCTTTGGATGGAGTCCCGGGCGTCCCGGCCCCCGGGGAAGGCTTGACGGGCCCGGTATGCGATGCGCAGCCTGTGCCATTCGTCCCGCAGGTGCTGGGCATGATGATCGGCGCTGGAGTCGCGGTTCTGGTCACGGCCGTGCTCATCCTGCTGCTGGTGCGGAGGCTTCGAGTGCCGA AAACCCCAGCCCCGGATGGCCCCCGTTACCGATTCCGGAAGAGAGACAAAGTGCTTTTCTATGGCCGGAAGATTATGCGGAAG GTGTCACAATCCACTTCTTCCTTAGTGGATGCCTCCGTCTCCACCGCTTCCCGCCCGCGCATGAAGAAGAAActtaagatgctcaacattgccaAGAA gATCCTGCGCATCCAGAAAGAGGCGCCCACGCTGCAGCGGAAGGAGCCCCCGCCTGCTGTGCTGGAGGCTGACCTGACCGAGGGTGACCTGGCCAACTCCCACCTGCCCTCCGAGGTGCTCTACATGCTCAAGAACGTCCG GGTGCTGGGCCACTTTGAGAAGCCACTCTTCCTGGAGCTCTGCCGCCACATGGTCTTCCAGCGGCTCGGCCAGGGTGACTACGTCTTCCGACCTGGCCAGCCGGACGCGAGCATCTACGTGGTTCAGGACGGGCTCCTGGAGCTGTGTCTACCAGGGCCT GACGGGAAGGAGTGTGTGGTGAAGGAAGTGGTTCCTGGGGACAGTGTCAACAGCCTCCTGAGCATACTGGATGTCATCACT GGCCACCAGCATCCCCAGCGTACTGTGTCCGCCCGGGCAGCCCGAGACTCCACGGTGCTGCGGCTGCCAGTCGAGGCCTTCTCAGCCGTGTTCACCAAGTACCCTGAGAGCCTGGTGCGGGTGGTGCAG ATCATCATGGTGAGGCTGCAGCGGGTCACATTCCTGGCACTTCACAACTACCTGGGCCTGACCAATGAGCTCTTCAGCCAT GAGATCCAGCCGCTGCGCCTCTTCCCTAGCCCGGGCCTCCCACCCCGCACCAGCCCGGTGCGTGGCTCCAAGCGGATGGTCAACACCTCGGCCTCAGAGGAGCTGAGGGAGACCCCTGGCCGGCCCTCTGACCCCACTGGGGCCCCACTGCCCGGGACTGGAGTTACCCAAG gggacccagTGAAGCCCACATCCCTGGAAACCTCCTCAGCCCCCTTGCTGAGTCGCTGCATCTCCATGCCAGTGGATATCTCAG GCTTGCAGGGTGGCCCCCGCTCGGACTTCGACATGGCATATGAACGGGGCCGGATCTCTGTGTCCCTGCAAGAAGAGGCTTCAGGGGGGTTCCAGGCAGCCTCAGCTCGG ACTCCCAGTCAGGAGCCCCGGGAGCAGCCAGCAGGCGCCTGTGAGTACAGCTACTGTGAGGACGAGTCGGCCCCCGGCAGCTGCCCCTTCGGGCCCTACCagggccgccagacaagcagcatCTTTGAGGCAGCAAAGCAGGAGCTGGCCAAGCTGATGCAGATTGAG GATCCCACCCTTCTGAATAGTCGAGTTCTGCTACATCATGCCAAAGCTGGCACCATCATTGCCCGCCAGGGGGACCAG GATGTGAGCCTGCACTTCGTGCTCTGGGGCAGTCTGCACGTGTACCAGCGCATGATCGACAAGGCGGAAGACGTGTGCCTCTTTGTGGTACAGCCCGGGGAGCTAGTGGGACAATTGGCCGTGCTCACCGGCGAGCCCCTCATCTTCACGCTTCGAGCCCAGCGTGACTGCACCTTCCTGCGGATCTCCAAGTCCGACTTCTACGA GATCATGCGTGCACAGCCCAGTGTGGTGCTGAGCGCCGCACAAACCGTGGCCGCCAGGATGTCACCCTTCGTGCGCCAGATGGACTTCGCCATCGACTGGACCGCAGTGGAGGCGGGACGCGCACTGTACAG gcagggCGACCGTTCAGACTGCACCTACATCGTGCTCAACGGGCGGCTTCGTAGTGTCATTCAGAGAGGCAGCGGCAAAAAAGAGCTGGTGGGCGAGTACGGCCGCGGGGATCTCATAGGAGTG GTGGAGGCGCTGACAAGGCAACCACGTGCCACGACGGTGCACGCGGTGCGTGACACGGAGCTGGCCAAACTCCCCGAGGGCACCCTGGGCCACATCAAACGTCGATACCCGCAG GTCGTGACCCGCCTCATCCACCTGCTGAGTCAGAAGATTTTGGGGAATTTGCAGCAGCTGCGAGGACCCTTCCCAG CAGGCTCGGGACTAGGGGTCCCCCCTCACTCGGAGCTCAccaaccctgccagcaacctgtcAACAGTGGCAGTGCTGCCCGTGTGTGCTGAGGTGCCCATGGTGGCCTTCATGCTGGAGCTGCAGCACGCTCTGCAAGCCATTG GCCCCACGCTCCTCCTCAACAGTGACATCATCCGGGCCCGCCTGGGGGCCTCTGCACTGGAcag CATCCAGGAATTCCGGCTGTCAGGGTGGCTGGCCCAGCAGGAGGACACGCACCGCATCGTGCTCTACCAAACAGACACATCACTGACGCCCTGGACCGTGCGCTGCCTGCGCCAGGCCGACTGCATCCTCATCGTGGGCCTGGGCGACCAGGAGCCCACACTCGGCCAG CTGGAGCAGATGCTGGAGAACACGGCAGTGCGCGCCCTCAAGCAGCTGGTCCTGCTGCACCGCGAGGAGGGCGCAGGCCCCACGCGCACTGTGGAGTGGCTCAACATGCGCAGCTGGTGCTCGGGACACCTGCATCTGCGCTGTCCGCGCCGCCTTTTCTCACGCCGCAGCCCGGCCAAGCTG CACGAGCTCTACGAGAAGGTTTTCTCCAGGCGCGCTGACCGGCACAGCGACTTCTCCCGCCTGGCGCGGGTGCTCACAGGCAACACCATCGCCCTGGtgctgggcgggggcggggccag GGGCTGCTCACACATCGGGGTGCTGAAGGCATTAGAGGAGGCGGGGGTCCCCGTTGACCTGGTGGGCGGCACGTCCATCGGCTCCTTCATCGGGGCCCTGTACGCCGAGGAGCGCAGCGCCAGCCGCACTAAACAGCGGGCCCGGGAGTGGGCTAAG AGCATGACTTCGGTGCTGGAGCCCGTACTGGACCTCACCTACCCCGTCACCTCCATGTTCACGGGGTCAGCCTTCAACCGCAGCATCCACCGTGTCTTCCAGGACAAGCAGATCGAG GACCTGTGGCTGCCATACTTCAACGTGACCACAGACATCACCTCCTCAGCCATGCGTGTCCACAAAGATG GCTCCCTGTGGCGATACGTGCGTGCCAGCATGACGCTCTCGGGCTACCTGCCGCCGCTGTGCGACCCCAAGGACGGGCATCTCCTCATGGATGGCGGCTACATCAACAACCTGCCAG CGGACATCGCCCGCAGCATGGGTGCCAAGACAGTCATCGCCATCGACGTGGGGAGCCAGGACGAGACAGACCTTAGCACATACGGGGACAGCCTGTCTGGCTGGTGGCTGCTGTGGAAGCGGCTGAACCCCTGGGCAGACAAGATCAAGGTTCCAGACATGGCAGAGATCCAGTCTCGCCTGGCCTACGTGTCCTGCGTGCGACAGCTGGAGGTTGTGAAGTCCAGCTCCTACTGTGAGTACCTGCGCCCACCCATCGACTGCTTCAAGACCATGGACTTCGGAAAGTTCGACCAGATCTAT GATGTGGGCTACCAGTATGGATCGACCGTCTTCGGGGGCTGGAGCCGGGGCGACAtcattgaaaagatgctcacgGACCGGCGGTCTGCCGACCTGAACGAGAGCCGCCGTGCAGAC GTGCTCGCCTTCCCCAGCTCCGGCTTCACTGACTTGGCAGAGATAGTGTCCCGGATCGAGCCGCCCACCACGAGCTACGTTTCGGTTTCCGACGGCTGTGCTGATG GGGAGGAGTCGGACTGCCTGACGGAGTACGAGGAGGACGCGGGCCCCGAGTGCTCTCGGGACGAAGGGGGCTCTCCGGAGGGCGCAAGCCCCAGCACTGCCTTGGAGATG GGCGTGGGGGGCCACCCCTTGTCCCCACAGGAGGAGGAGAAGTCGAACCTCCGGCACCGGCGCTGGCTGCCGCAGGAACCCTCCACCCCTGCTGCAGATACCTGA
- the PNPLA6 gene encoding patatin-like phospholipase domain-containing protein 6 isoform X8, whose amino-acid sequence MGTSGAEPTVISGADLAPLDGVPGVPAPGEGLTGPVCDAQPVPFVPQVLGMMIGAGVAVLVTAVLILLLVRRLRVPKTPAPDGPRYRFRKRDKVLFYGRKIMRKVSQSTSSLVDASVSTASRPRMKKKLKMLNIAKKILRIQKEAPTLQRKEPPPAVLEADLTEGDLANSHLPSEVLYMLKNVRVLGHFEKPLFLELCRHMVFQRLGQGDYVFRPGQPDASIYVVQDGLLELCLPGPDGKECVVKEVVPGDSVNSLLSILDVITGHQHPQRTVSARAARDSTVLRLPVEAFSAVFTKYPESLVRVVQIIMVRLQRVTFLALHNYLGLTNELFSHEIQPLRLFPSPGLPPRTSPVRGSKRMVNTSASEELRETPGRPSDPTGAPLPGTGVTQGDPCLASRSSGDPVKPTSLETSSAPLLSRCISMPVDISGLQGGPRSDFDMAYERGRISVSLQEEASGGFQAASARTPSQEPREQPAGACEYSYCEDESAPGSCPFGPYQGRQTSSIFEAAKQELAKLMQIEDPTLLNSRVLLHHAKAGTIIARQGDQDVSLHFVLWGSLHVYQRMIDKAEDVCLFVVQPGELVGQLAVLTGEPLIFTLRAQRDCTFLRISKSDFYEIMRAQPSVVLSAAQTVAARMSPFVRQMDFAIDWTAVEAGRALYRQGDRSDCTYIVLNGRLRSVIQRGSGKKELVGEYGRGDLIGVVEALTRQPRATTVHAVRDTELAKLPEGTLGHIKRRYPQVVTRLIHLLSQKILGNLQQLRGPFPAGSGLGVPPHSELTNPASNLSTVAVLPVCAEVPMVAFMLELQHALQAIGPTLLLNSDIIRARLGASALDSIQEFRLSGWLAQQEDTHRIVLYQTDTSLTPWTVRCLRQADCILIVGLGDQEPTLGQLEQMLENTAVRALKQLVLLHREEGAGPTRTVEWLNMRSWCSGHLHLRCPRRLFSRRSPAKLHELYEKVFSRRADRHSDFSRLARVLTGNTIALVLGGGGARGCSHIGVLKALEEAGVPVDLVGGTSIGSFIGALYAEERSASRTKQRAREWAKSMTSVLEPVLDLTYPVTSMFTGSAFNRSIHRVFQDKQIEDLWLPYFNVTTDITSSAMRVHKDGCVWRYVRASASYCPYLPPLCDPRDGHLLVDGCFVNNVPGQRAHGAGRASECV is encoded by the exons ATGGGGACGTCGGGGGCCGAGCCGACTGTGATCTCCGGGGCGGATTTGGCTCCTTTGGATGGAGTCCCGGGCGTCCCGGCCCCCGGGGAAGGCTTGACGGGCCCGGTATGCGATGCGCAGCCTGTGCCATTCGTCCCGCAGGTGCTGGGCATGATGATCGGCGCTGGAGTCGCGGTTCTGGTCACGGCCGTGCTCATCCTGCTGCTGGTGCGGAGGCTTCGAGTGCCGA AAACCCCAGCCCCGGATGGCCCCCGTTACCGATTCCGGAAGAGAGACAAAGTGCTTTTCTATGGCCGGAAGATTATGCGGAAG GTGTCACAATCCACTTCTTCCTTAGTGGATGCCTCCGTCTCCACCGCTTCCCGCCCGCGCATGAAGAAGAAActtaagatgctcaacattgccaAGAA gATCCTGCGCATCCAGAAAGAGGCGCCCACGCTGCAGCGGAAGGAGCCCCCGCCTGCTGTGCTGGAGGCTGACCTGACCGAGGGTGACCTGGCCAACTCCCACCTGCCCTCCGAGGTGCTCTACATGCTCAAGAACGTCCG GGTGCTGGGCCACTTTGAGAAGCCACTCTTCCTGGAGCTCTGCCGCCACATGGTCTTCCAGCGGCTCGGCCAGGGTGACTACGTCTTCCGACCTGGCCAGCCGGACGCGAGCATCTACGTGGTTCAGGACGGGCTCCTGGAGCTGTGTCTACCAGGGCCT GACGGGAAGGAGTGTGTGGTGAAGGAAGTGGTTCCTGGGGACAGTGTCAACAGCCTCCTGAGCATACTGGATGTCATCACT GGCCACCAGCATCCCCAGCGTACTGTGTCCGCCCGGGCAGCCCGAGACTCCACGGTGCTGCGGCTGCCAGTCGAGGCCTTCTCAGCCGTGTTCACCAAGTACCCTGAGAGCCTGGTGCGGGTGGTGCAG ATCATCATGGTGAGGCTGCAGCGGGTCACATTCCTGGCACTTCACAACTACCTGGGCCTGACCAATGAGCTCTTCAGCCAT GAGATCCAGCCGCTGCGCCTCTTCCCTAGCCCGGGCCTCCCACCCCGCACCAGCCCGGTGCGTGGCTCCAAGCGGATGGTCAACACCTCGGCCTCAGAGGAGCTGAGGGAGACCCCTGGCCGGCCCTCTGACCCCACTGGGGCCCCACTGCCCGGGACTGGAGTTACCCAAGGtgacccctgcctggcctccaggagCTCAG gggacccagTGAAGCCCACATCCCTGGAAACCTCCTCAGCCCCCTTGCTGAGTCGCTGCATCTCCATGCCAGTGGATATCTCAG GCTTGCAGGGTGGCCCCCGCTCGGACTTCGACATGGCATATGAACGGGGCCGGATCTCTGTGTCCCTGCAAGAAGAGGCTTCAGGGGGGTTCCAGGCAGCCTCAGCTCGG ACTCCCAGTCAGGAGCCCCGGGAGCAGCCAGCAGGCGCCTGTGAGTACAGCTACTGTGAGGACGAGTCGGCCCCCGGCAGCTGCCCCTTCGGGCCCTACCagggccgccagacaagcagcatCTTTGAGGCAGCAAAGCAGGAGCTGGCCAAGCTGATGCAGATTGAG GATCCCACCCTTCTGAATAGTCGAGTTCTGCTACATCATGCCAAAGCTGGCACCATCATTGCCCGCCAGGGGGACCAG GATGTGAGCCTGCACTTCGTGCTCTGGGGCAGTCTGCACGTGTACCAGCGCATGATCGACAAGGCGGAAGACGTGTGCCTCTTTGTGGTACAGCCCGGGGAGCTAGTGGGACAATTGGCCGTGCTCACCGGCGAGCCCCTCATCTTCACGCTTCGAGCCCAGCGTGACTGCACCTTCCTGCGGATCTCCAAGTCCGACTTCTACGA GATCATGCGTGCACAGCCCAGTGTGGTGCTGAGCGCCGCACAAACCGTGGCCGCCAGGATGTCACCCTTCGTGCGCCAGATGGACTTCGCCATCGACTGGACCGCAGTGGAGGCGGGACGCGCACTGTACAG gcagggCGACCGTTCAGACTGCACCTACATCGTGCTCAACGGGCGGCTTCGTAGTGTCATTCAGAGAGGCAGCGGCAAAAAAGAGCTGGTGGGCGAGTACGGCCGCGGGGATCTCATAGGAGTG GTGGAGGCGCTGACAAGGCAACCACGTGCCACGACGGTGCACGCGGTGCGTGACACGGAGCTGGCCAAACTCCCCGAGGGCACCCTGGGCCACATCAAACGTCGATACCCGCAG GTCGTGACCCGCCTCATCCACCTGCTGAGTCAGAAGATTTTGGGGAATTTGCAGCAGCTGCGAGGACCCTTCCCAG CAGGCTCGGGACTAGGGGTCCCCCCTCACTCGGAGCTCAccaaccctgccagcaacctgtcAACAGTGGCAGTGCTGCCCGTGTGTGCTGAGGTGCCCATGGTGGCCTTCATGCTGGAGCTGCAGCACGCTCTGCAAGCCATTG GCCCCACGCTCCTCCTCAACAGTGACATCATCCGGGCCCGCCTGGGGGCCTCTGCACTGGAcag CATCCAGGAATTCCGGCTGTCAGGGTGGCTGGCCCAGCAGGAGGACACGCACCGCATCGTGCTCTACCAAACAGACACATCACTGACGCCCTGGACCGTGCGCTGCCTGCGCCAGGCCGACTGCATCCTCATCGTGGGCCTGGGCGACCAGGAGCCCACACTCGGCCAG CTGGAGCAGATGCTGGAGAACACGGCAGTGCGCGCCCTCAAGCAGCTGGTCCTGCTGCACCGCGAGGAGGGCGCAGGCCCCACGCGCACTGTGGAGTGGCTCAACATGCGCAGCTGGTGCTCGGGACACCTGCATCTGCGCTGTCCGCGCCGCCTTTTCTCACGCCGCAGCCCGGCCAAGCTG CACGAGCTCTACGAGAAGGTTTTCTCCAGGCGCGCTGACCGGCACAGCGACTTCTCCCGCCTGGCGCGGGTGCTCACAGGCAACACCATCGCCCTGGtgctgggcgggggcggggccag GGGCTGCTCACACATCGGGGTGCTGAAGGCATTAGAGGAGGCGGGGGTCCCCGTTGACCTGGTGGGCGGCACGTCCATCGGCTCCTTCATCGGGGCCCTGTACGCCGAGGAGCGCAGCGCCAGCCGCACTAAACAGCGGGCCCGGGAGTGGGCTAAG AGCATGACTTCGGTGCTGGAGCCCGTACTGGACCTCACCTACCCCGTCACCTCCATGTTCACGGGGTCAGCCTTCAACCGCAGCATCCACCGTGTCTTCCAGGACAAGCAGATCGAG GACCTGTGGCTGCCATACTTCAACGTGACCACAGACATCACCTCCTCAGCCATGCGTGTCCACAAAGATG GCTGCGTGTGGCGCTACGTCCGGGCCAGTGCCTCCTACTGCCCCTACCTGCCCCcgctctgcgaccccagggacggGCACCTGCTGGTGGATGGGTGCTTCGTCAACAACGTGCCAGGTCAGCGAGCCCACGGGGCTGGCCGGGCCTCTGAGTGTGTCTGA